Proteins encoded in a region of the Trichomycterus rosablanca isolate fTriRos1 chromosome 26, fTriRos1.hap1, whole genome shotgun sequence genome:
- the hnrnpul1l gene encoding heterogeneous nuclear ribonucleoprotein U-like protein 1, with amino-acid sequence MSTLNVKKLKVNELKEELQRRGLDTRGLKADLVDRLQAALDAEAAGEATQEPDAGEEDEYSEEESALEAPGNGEADIPQSDDGNGETQEQDDNENLDSAPDSGFEMTDVAPDEQGDENQEENWAGDEPAQDPEVKLECEEPAAEQEDQSQEQESQEQEASEPAPCKVKEEPKKEEDVPENSEAANQHAPLEGDQTHQVKTEEERYSRKRPHDDGRGYGYYEHREDRRGRSPQPPAEEDEEDFDDTLVAIDTYNCDLHFKVARDRYNGYPLTIEGFAYLWAGARASYGVTKGRVCYEMRINEEISVKHLPTSEPDPHVVRIGWSLDSCNTQLGEEPFSYGYGGTGKKSCNCKFDDYGEKFGENDVIGCYIDFESQEQVEMAFTKNGKWLGVCYSIPRCDLAGRALFPHVLVKNCSVEFNFGQRDEPLFPQPPGYTFLQDLPLQDRTRGTVGPANKAECEILMMVGLPGAGKTTWANKHYQQHPEKKFNILGTNAIIEKMKVMGLRRQRNYAGRWDVLISQATQCLNRLIQIAARKKRNYILDQTNVYGSAQRRKMRPFEGFQRKAIVICPTDEDLKERTLKRTDEEGKDVPDHAVLEMKANFALPEPGEFLDDVTFVELQRDETDALIKQYNEEGKKAGPPPDKRFDNRPGGFRGRGSQHQSPPQGGRGSYQNRGSGGGGGGGGFRGGFNRGGYNQNRWGNNYRDSGNRGGYNRTQQSGGSFNHSRQGSYNKGGSGAGSSYNQSQPQNYGQGYNQGYNQGSYSQGYNYGNYGQYPSYNQPYSQAPAATAQGYNHHQQQQQQQHQQQQPAPPAQQQQQQQQQQSYNQQYQQYAQQWQQYYQNQSQWNQYYNQYGGYGSYQQGSQGAPQQ; translated from the exons ATGAGCACCCTGAATGTAAAAAAGCTCAAAGTCAACGAGCTAAAAGAGGAGCTACAGCGGCGTGGCCTGGACACTCGCGGTCTGAAGGCCGACCTGGTGGACAGGTTGCAGGCGGCACTGGACGCAGAGGCCGCCGGAGAAGCCACGCAAGAGCCGGACGCCGGGGAAGAAGATGAATACAGTGAAGAAG AATCCGCTCTAGAGGCACCTGGTAACGGGGAAGCCGACATACCTCAGAGTGACGATGGAAACGGCGAAACCCAAGAGCAAGACGATAACGAGAACCTCGACAGTGCTCCTGATTCTGGTTTTGAAATGACCGACGTTGCTCCAGATGAACAGGGCGATGAGAATCAGGAAGAAAACTGGGCCGGGGATGAGCCAGCTCAGGATCCTGAGGTGAAGCTGGAGTGTGAGGAGCCTGCAGCGGAGCAAGAGGATCAGTCACAGGAGCAAGAGTCTCAGGAGCAGGAGGCTAGTGAACCAG CTCCCTGCAAAGTAAAAGAAGAGCCAAAGAAAGAGGAAGACGTGCCCGAAAACTCAGAAGCAGCAAATCAGCATGCACCTTTGGAAGGAGACCAAACACATCAAGTAAAGACAGAAGAGGAGCGATACAGTCGGAAAAGACCCCACGATGATGGCAGAGGATATGGCTACTATGAGCATCGTGAAGACCGAAG GGGGCGATCGCCTCAACCTCCAGCTGAGGAAGACGAGGAGGACTTTGATGACACGCTCGTGGCCATTGACACTT ataaTTGTGACTTGCATTTTAAGGTGGCTCGTGACCGCTACAATGGCTATCCACTTACCATCGAAGGATTCGCCTACTTGTGGGCAGGCGCCCGAGCTTCCTATGGTGTTACCAAAGGACGTGTTTGCTACGAAATGAGG atcaaTGAGGAGATCTCAGTAAAGCACCTTCCCACATCCGAGCCTGATCCACACGTGGTGAGAATTGGATGGTCCCTGGACTCCTGTAATACCCAACTTG gaGAGGAACCCTTCTCTTATGGCTACGGTGGAACTGGCAAGAAATCCTGTAACTGTAAATTTGATGACTATGGGGAGAAGTTTGGTGAAAATGATGTCATCGGCTGCTACATC GACTTCGAAAGCCAAGAGCAAGTGGAAATGGCATTCACTAAAAATGGCAAGTGGCTGGGTGTCTGCTACAGCATCCCCCGATGCGACCTGGCCGGCCGCGCTCTCTTCCCGCACGTCCTGGTGAAGAACTGCTCCGTGGAGTTCAACTTCGGCCAGCGTGACGAGCCGCTCTTCCCCCAGCCTCCGGGTTATACGTTTCTACAGGACCTGCCGCTGCAGGACCGAACCAGAGGAACAGTCGGGCCAGCCAACAAGGCTGAGTGTGAG ATCCTTATGATGGTCGGCCTGCCTGGTGCTGGAAAGACCACCTGGGCCAACAAGCACTATCAACAGCACCCAGAAAAGAAGTTCAATATCCTGGGTACCAATGCCATCATAGAGAAGATGAAG GTGATGGGACTCCGTAGGCAGAGGAACTACGCCGGCCGTTGGGACGTTCTCATCTCGCAGGCCACTCAGTGCCTCAATCGCCTCATCCAGATCGCCGCCCGCAAGAAGCGTAACTACATCCTAGACCAG ACAAATGTATATGGATCAGCCCAGAGACGAAAAATGCGTCCTTTTGAAGGGTTTCAACGCAAGGCTATTGTAATTTGTCCCACGGATGAGGATTTAAAAGAGCGAACGTTAAAGCGAACTGATGAGGAAGGGAAGGATGTGCCTGATCATGCTGTTTTAGAAATGAAAG CCAACTTTGCGCTGCCCGAACCCGGGGAGTTCCTGGACGACGTGACCTTCGTCGAGCTGCAACGCGACGAAACCGACGCGCTGATCAAGCAGTACAACGAGGAGGGCAAAAAGGCCGGCCCGCCGCCCGACAAACGCTTCGATAACCGCCCGGGAGGCTTCCGTGGACGCGGGTCTCAGCATCAGAGCCCCCCGCAGGGCGGACGAGGCTCGTACCAGAACCGCGGCTCTGGCGGTGGCGGTGGCGGTGGCGGATTCCGCGGAG GTTTCAACCGCGGCGGCTACAACCAGAACCGCTGGGGGAACAACTACAGAGATTCAGGCAACCGGGGAGGCTACAACCGTACCCAGCAATCAGGGGGAAGCTTCAACCACAGTCGCCAGGGCTCCTACAACAAAGGAGGCAGCGGAGCAGGCAGTAGCTACAATCAGTCCCAG CCTCAGAACTACGGTCAAGGTTATAACCAAGGCTACAACCAAGGCAGCTACAGCCAGGGATACAACTACGGAAACTACGGCCAGTATCCAAGCTACAACCAGCCCTACAGTCAGGCACCTGCTGCCACGGCCCAGGGATACAATCaccatcagcagcagcagcagcagcaacatcagcagcagcagccggCACCACcggcccagcagcagcagcagcagcagcagcagcagagctATAACCAGCAGTACCAGCAG TACGCTCAGCAGTGGCAGCAGTATTACCAGAACCAGAGCCAGTGGAATCAGTACTACAACCAGTACGGCGGCTACGGAAGCTACCAGCAGGGCTCCCAAGGCGCACCGCAGCAGTAG
- the sympk gene encoding symplekin, whose product MDLGSGDAPSGAGDAAIDMTTNERVVELLNTASLKSTDEKLTILKQVQELIINKDPTLLDNYLDEMLAFQSDKSVEVKKFVIGFIEEACKRDNELLWKLIANLNNWLTDEGVNVVKKAILTFSQLYKVALQWLVRTRSISETQESCWVMVTQMKDQVLALLDSENDGIRTHAIKFTESLIIALSPRTADSDVPKKQEGDISLDKVPKDHSYIRWDVLSSEGKSALDKLLEFMVHPAISSINLTTALGSLATLARQRPMFMSEVVQAYETLHANLPPTLAKSQVSSVRKCLKLHLMSLLRHPSSIDFNSQISTLLLDLGMTQAEITRIVPAASVQRKRVRHEPYSEGKRIKIEPALIEDDEDKEESVPVAAPKPSATTGSQSAIDLTAEFLLPLLTPDNVANLVLISMVYLPDVMPASFQATYTPVESAGTDSQIKHLARLMATQMTSAGLGPGLEQCKARGEEKGGEGDAEAGESTSKDPIIIRKVSAVSLGQAISVVGSSYKTQAAEDTPQTKKLPEPILLTTQSKAPGTSGRKKVFRLADVVQPLSESHLEKFTGMAVKRILQAEKTIARSGMSHVRVKLLARLMTQFDGTLKEHVLSFILEDIRNRSDLAFSLLYQEYNQYLSQLPSGSLESYEQCLIVMLSGLQERPEQRDGLFTKLVLEAPLITESALEVIRRYCEDESRVYLGMTTLKELIYKRPSRQFQYLHVLLDLSSHEKEKVRSTALTFIKRMYEKEHLRDYIEKFALNYMQLLVHPNPPSLLFGVGEDTEVASPWTEETVRQCLYLYLSLLPLNHRLVHELAAVYTEAIADIKRSVLRVIEQPIRGMGMNSPDLLLLVENCPKGAETLVTRCLHILTDKVPPSPDLVKRVRDLYHKRVPDVRFLIPVINGLEKKEVIQALPKLIKLNPIVVKEVFNRLLGTQHSEGSSSMSPLTPGELLVALHNIDSNKCDMKSIIKATNLCFVEKNVYTSEVLAVVMQHLMEQSPLPMLLMRTVIQSLTMYPRLGGFVMNILSRLIPKQVWKYPKVWEGFVKCCQRTKPQSYTVLLQLPPAQLVSVFERCPEMREPLLQHVRLFTPHQQAHIPSSIMAILEANSRVPEPEPQPALERMEALEQREIHHQPYVMPIVHAEPPAPTLVAPPELAPQSGFTLEDEEEEPMEEGPAGAESLEIATETTTQNEALEDEATPEATPVPQEQPEEPMEEAEAAEDHPEEAVEHGGAEPETVDSAE is encoded by the exons ATGGATTTGGGCTCGGGAGACGCGCCGTCTGGAGCGGGGGATGCAGCAATCGATATGACTACTAATGAAAGG GTCGTAGAACTGCTGAACACGGCATCTCTTAAGTCCACTGATGAGAAACTTACCATCCTTAAGCAG gtCCAAGAGTTGATTATTAATAAGGATCCCACACTGCTCGACAACTACCTGGAT GAGATGCTGGCCTTTCAGTCAGACAAATCAGTGGAAGTGAAGAAATTTGTTATTGGTTTCATTGAAGAGGCATG TAAACGGGATAACGAGTTGTTGTGGAAGCTGATTGCGAACCTGAACAATTGGCTGACAGACGAGGGTGTGAACGTCGTCAAGAAAGCCATCCTCACATTTTCGCAACTATACAAAGTGGCTCTACAG TGGTTGGTGCGAACCAGGAGCATCTCGGAAACACAGGAGTCGTGCTGGGTCATGGTGACCCAGATGAAAGACCAGGTTCTGGCTCTGCTCGACTCGGAGAACGACGGCATCCGCACACACGCCATCAAGTTCACAGAGTCGCTCATCATCGCGCTGTCCCCCCGAACGGCCGACTCGGACGTCCCAAAGAAGCAGGAGGGGGACATCAGTCTGGACAAAGTCCCCAAGGATCACTCGTACATTCGCTGGG ACGTCCTGAGCTCGGAGGGGAAGTCGGCTCTGGACAAACTACTGGAGTTCATGGTTCATCCCGCCATCTCCAGCATTAATCTGACCACGGCTCTGGGTTCACTGGCCACCCTAGCCCGACAGAGACCCATGTTCATGTCCGAAGTGGTGCAGGCCTATGAGACTTTACATG CCAACCTGCCCCCAACTCTGGCCAAATCTCAGGTGAGCAGCGTGCGAAAATGCCTCAAGCTGCACCTGATGTCTCTGCTGCGCCACCCCAGCAGCATAGACTTCAACAGCCAGATCTCTACACTGCTGCTGGACCTGGGCATGACCCAGGCCGAGATCACGAGAATCGTCCCGGCGGCATCCGTGCAGCGCAAGAGAGTGCGGCACGAGCCCTACAGCGAGGGCAAGAGGATCAAAATTG AACCTGCGTTGATCGAGGACGACGAGGATAAGGAGGAGTCCGTACCTGTCGCTGCGCCCAAGCCGTCGGCCACCACGGGCTCACAGTCTGCTATTGATCTCACCGCTGAGTTCCTGCTGCCTCTTCTCACGCCGGACAACGTGGCCAACCTG GTACTCATTAGCATGGTCTACCTCCCAGATGTCATGCCAGCCTCCTTCCAGGCTACTTACACACCTGTGGAGTCAGCTGGCACAGACTCCCAGATCAAACATCTGGCCCGGCTGATGGCCACACAGATGACTTCGGCAGGGCTCGGACCAG GTTTGGAGCAGTGCAAGGCCCGGGGTGAAGAAAAGGGAGGAGAGGGCGACGCCGAAGCCGGGGAATCCACCTCCAAGGATCCCATCATCATCCGAAAAGTGTCTGCCGTGTCCCTGGGCCAGGCTATATCCGTAGTGGGGTCCTCCTACAAGACCCAAGCTGCTGAAGATACACCTCAGACCAAAAAGCTTCCAGAACCCATTCTGCTTACAACACAATCCAA AGCTCCTGGAACCAGTGGACGGAAGAAAGTCTTCAGACTGGCAGATGTGGTCCAGCCATTGTCCGAATCGCACCTGGAGAAGTTCACAGGCATGGCCGTGAAGCGCATCCTTCAAGCAGAGAAGACCATCGCTCGTAGTGGAATGTCACAC GTCCGAGTCAAGCTGCTGGCGAGACTGATGACCCAGTTCGACGGTACGCTGAAAGAACACGTGCTGAGCTTCATTCTGGAGGATATCCGGAACCGCAGCGACCTGGCTTTTTCCCTCCTCTACCAAGAGTACAACCAGTACCTGAGCCAGCTGCCCTCGGGATCGCTGGAAAGCTACGAGCAATGCCTGATCGTTATGCTGTCGGGCCTACAAGAGCGACCTGAGCAAAGAGACGG GCTGTTCACaaagctggtgttggaagctccTCTGATCACTGAGTCAGCCCTGGAAGTGATACGGCGCTACTGTGAGGACGAG TCTCGCGTGTACCTGGGCATGACCACTCTAAAAGAGCTCATATACAAACGCCCATCCAGACAGTTCCAGTACCTCCACGTTCTTCTGGATCTCAGCTCCCACGAGAAAGAAAAG GTTCGCTCCACCGCTCTCACCTTCATCAAGCGCATGTACGAGAAGGAGCATCTGCGAGACTACATCGAGAAATTTGCTCTGAACTACATGCAGCTGCTGGTTCACCCAAATCCTCCGTCGCTGCTGTTCGGAGTCGGAGAGGACACAG AGGTGGCGTCTCCCTGGACGGAGGAGACGGTCAGACAGTGCCTATATCTCTACCTCTCCCTCCTCCCTCTTAACCACCGCCTGGTCCACGAGTTAGCAGCCGTCTACACAGAAGCCATCGCCGACATCAAACGCAGCGTGCTCCGCGTCATCGAGCAGCCC ATCAGGGGCATGGGTATGAACTCTCCTGACCTGCTGCTGCTGGTGGAAAACTGTCCCAAGGGAGCAGAAACTCTGGTCACTCGCTGTCTGCACATACTGACCGACAAAG TTCCTCCCTCTCCAGACCTAGTGAAGCGAGTGCGGGATCTGTATCACAAACGAGTCCCAGACGTCCGTTTCCTCATCCCGGTCATCAATGGTCTTGAGAAG AAAGAGGTGATTCAAGCACTGCCCAAACTCATCAAGCTGAACCCCATAGTAGTCAAAGAAGTCTTCAACCGTCTCCTGGGCACACAGCACA GTGAAGGTAGTTCCTCTATGTCGCCCCTGACTCCTGGTGAGCTCCTCGTCGCTCTCCATAACATCGACTCCAACAAGTGCGACATGAAGTCCATCATCAAAG CCACAAACCTGTGCTTCGTTGAGAAGAACGTGTACACGTCTGAGGTGCTGGCCGTGGTCATGCAGCACCTGATGGAACAGAGTCCTCTACCCATGCTGCTCATGCGAACCGTCATCCAGTCGCTTACCATGTACCCTCGCCTGGGTGGCTTCGTCATGAACATCCTGTCTCGCCTGATCCCCAAACAG GTCTGGAAGTACCCCAAGGTGTGGGAAGGTTTTGTGAAGTGCTGCCAGCGCACCAAGCCGCAGTCCTACACCGTGTTGCTCCAGCTGCCGCCCGCACAGCTGGTCAGTGTGTTTGAACGCTGCCCCGAGATGAGGGAGCCTCTTTTGCAGCATGTCCGGTTATTCACGCCACACCAG CAAGCCCAcattccatcatccatcatggCTATTCTGGAGGCCAACAGCAGGGTGCCCGAGCCTGAACCGCAGCCTGCACTTGAACGCATGGAAGCACTGGAGCAAAGAGAG ATCCATCACCAGCCGTACGTGATGCCCATCGTCCACGCTGAACCCCCAGCTCCAACCCTGGTAGCACCCCCTGAACTAGCACCTCAGTCAGGATTCACTCTGGAGgacgaagaagaagaacccatgGAGGAAGGTCCGGCAGGTGCAGAATCTCTCGAGATCGCCACCGAAACCACAACACAA AACGAAGCACTCGAAGACGAGGCGACACCTGAGGCGACACCCGTTCCTCAGGAACAGCCAGAGGAACCGATGGAGGAGGCGGAAGCTGCGGAAGATCATCCGGAGGAGGCGGTGGAGCACGGTGGTGCAGAACCTGAAACAGTGGACAGCGCAGAGTGA